The Myripristis murdjan chromosome 4, fMyrMur1.1, whole genome shotgun sequence region CTTTGAGTCTGGGCCCACTCTGACTACACAGAGGACCACACGCAGCCAGGTTAAGGCAAGATCCACAGCTCCCAAAGCCACAGACTCAGAGTCCGAATTGACTGACGTGCATTCTCCACTCGGTAGCCCCTGCTCCACGCGAGGCAGAGGGACACCCTGCAGCAGCCGCACAGGCTCTGGGAACAGTGGTCGAGCTGCTCCGGCCACTCGGCTGTCAGCCAAGGCTCTCAGCGTCGTGCTAGAGAGAACGAGCACCCCAAGAGccgaggaaggagaggaaacaggcgAAAGGGAGCCAAGTGTAACAGTGCCAGTGGAGACGAACTCCAAGGTGGGTAAGGTCACTGTATCGGagccagcagaggaggagagtgtaTTAAATGACTCTACGTTAGAAAGTACAGTGATTGCTGACCAAGACAACACACTTTCAGAGGAAGATAAGACCCTAAACttagaggaagaagaggaagaagtgaTAGAGGTTGGACCCCGAGGGAGTGTGACAATGTCTGTTGACGCGGAGATGAGTGAATCTGCTGGTGCACTGCCATCTAGCAGCGCTCCCCAAGAGTCTCCAGACACAAAAGAGACTGGAAAGTGGCACGCCGAAGAAGAAACCCAAGCTGTTAGTGTCGGTGAGCCTGCAGTGGCAGCCACAGACCAGCAGAGAGAGCCGTCTGCTGAGAATGAGGTTGGAGACACCTCAGAGATGGCACTGATGCAGGAAACGGCCCCATCATCAAAGCCAGTGGAGCTCCCCTCTTCCCAGTCAGTTACAGTATCAATATGTGAAAGGGCCGCCGCTTCTGAAGTCACAGCGGAGGCCGAAGAGAAGGACAAAGCCATGGAAACAAGTGATGTGGACGCCCACACAGACTCTCACCGATCACAAGCAGAGAGACCGGAAGATAAGCCTTCGGATGGGGATGCTGCTGTGGAAACGCTGCCAGGTGGGGAGGAGGAAATGGAGGTTGGTTCATCAGATAGAGATGCTCAGCAGGTGGTTAGCTCAGCCGAGGCCCCGCTTTCCCCCTCAAAGCCCAACCGAGTCCAGCCCGAGTCCATTCAGGTCGCGTCACGCCGGGAGCAGAAGGTCACAGTGGAGCCCGTCTCCAAGCAGCAACCTGAGGAGGACGTTATCGTCCAGAAAAAAGAACTGATCAGTCTGCTGGAGAGCAGCGAGGACGAAGATGAATTTACAGAAGAAGACGAGGGGGAAACGTctggggaggaagaagaggaagatgatgagcGCATGGAAGAAGAAACAGCAGGTCCTTCCAAGACGCGCGAGGCAGCTTCTGCGTCAGTGGAGGGGCTGTTCATGATCGACACCCGCCCGGGGCAGGAGGCCAATGATCAGTACTTCAAGGAGGCTCTGGCTGAGGAGCGGGCCGACGCAAAGCGGGCAGACGCTGAGCAGGACGAGCAAGATGAGGACGAGTTTATAGACGAAgagggagatgatgatgatgatgaagacgcACAAGTCCTCTTCTCCAGTAAAAATCCACAGCTGTAAGTAGGTTAGGTGGCATTCAGTTAGACCTACACCAGTACACATGAACAAATAGTACACATCCTATCAGACCTGGATTACGTAAGTTTACAGCTTTATCTTTGCCGTCCATAAGAAGCCCTGagagcaggatttttttttctccagctcaGTTGCCAAGCCACCCTAATTCAGAGAAACATAAccattgatttttcttttcagggTGATAAATCTGTATTACTTGAATATTGAGTCGCTTGGAACGCACAGACGGCACGGCCACACTCTTCACACACGTCCCCGacattacattttattcataCCGTATCGGAACGCAGAGGTGAGGAATAAGACACGACCGGTGCGTCCTCAGGAATGTTTTCTGTGCCGATTTGTTTCAGGAAAGAGCTGTCCAGCCGTATTGACCCGGGCCTCAGAGTGAAGGAGCTCGGGGGTTTATACATCAATTTTGATGGCAGCAAATCAAAACCTGTCTCCAGTTCACTGAAGAAATTGAAGAAGCAGAAGATCCACGATGAGGTAAAtaactgttgtttttcttcccatttTGAAGGTGATCTGTGATGCAGAATGAATAATGAATTTTATAGTTATGCAAGGACGGGTAAATTCAATAACACTTGAGATGGGGTTATTTGcaccgtttttgttttttttttgtctaaaatcCTTTTGACTTTGGTTCTTTGTCtctgaggagcagcagagttGTTTCGGTGTGGTGCTTTGCAGTGGCGCAATAcagtttctctgtctgcctgcaggtgATGAAGAAGAGTGTGATAGGTCCGGACTTTGAAAAGAAGGATGCAGTGCCTCCGTACAGCGAAGCCAAGcaagttttaaaaaagaaacacagagtgAGTTGCACAGTTACAGATTGTACCTGTAGGATCTGATTGTTGATGTCTCATTCATATAATCAGTTGGGATTGCAGTGCTAccaaaaaatgtcactgttgCTAACACAC contains the following coding sequences:
- the dnttip2 gene encoding deoxynucleotidyltransferase terminal-interacting protein 2 — protein: MVATRRGVRVYSPSKTNSDQASAVQATPSTVRRTRRTAKQAESPSRHGQEEETSSQPEESEGAPPVSPQSQASVKRCTRASRLHSPEPPSTPVGSTHEADVSDLESCCSAVSDIEMPVTRTRGRRRQPGLVTREEDEVSEVESCSSAVSTSKAGQSTRRSTRKTKTLPESSAGAAAEVESCSSVMSDSQRVTRSQRRSVRTRASAKTRTEDSELSDADSCMSGVSAAEVSVSSTSRAARSRRRPQPIPMHLDEASEGSQSPDPGGRRTRAARGKAAATVVVSEPQSCDSEGFESGPTLTTQRTTRSQVKARSTAPKATDSESELTDVHSPLGSPCSTRGRGTPCSSRTGSGNSGRAAPATRLSAKALSVVLERTSTPRAEEGEETGEREPSVTVPVETNSKVGKVTVSEPAEEESVLNDSTLESTVIADQDNTLSEEDKTLNLEEEEEEVIEVGPRGSVTMSVDAEMSESAGALPSSSAPQESPDTKETGKWHAEEETQAVSVGEPAVAATDQQREPSAENEVGDTSEMALMQETAPSSKPVELPSSQSVTVSICERAAASEVTAEAEEKDKAMETSDVDAHTDSHRSQAERPEDKPSDGDAAVETLPGGEEEMEVGSSDRDAQQVVSSAEAPLSPSKPNRVQPESIQVASRREQKVTVEPVSKQQPEEDVIVQKKELISLLESSEDEDEFTEEDEGETSGEEEEEDDERMEEETAGPSKTREAASASVEGLFMIDTRPGQEANDQYFKEALAEERADAKRADAEQDEQDEDEFIDEEGDDDDDEDAQVLFSSKNPQLKELSSRIDPGLRVKELGGLYINFDGSKSKPVSSSLKKLKKQKIHDEVMKKSVIGPDFEKKDAVPPYSEAKQVLKKKHRVEREKTTGDGWFNMKAPEVTKELRDDLKVLQMRGSLDSKRFYKKNDRDGFPKYFQVGTVVDNPADFYHSRIPKKERKRTMVEELMADAEFRHNNKKRYQQIMMERAARGAGKRNKKKNKFHKK